The following are from one region of the Paenibacillus sp. KS-LC4 genome:
- a CDS encoding response regulator: MYSVLIVDDEVHAVKAIESAIDWDKLQVSEVYTAYNIRQAKEIFDQQGIDLMLCDIEMPQGSGLELLEWVREKYPKTESVFLTCHADFEFAKQAMKLGSLDYILKPIPYAELEKVIVKATDKINKESELVQFSEYGQYWFKQQPILTERFWLDILNQTIPTYETAIKEAANERYLPYMEHLRHLPILISVQRWRKKLSVRDEKIMEIALRNAAEETILNHGASGHLVQWEKDKLVALLPMESNEEPELAALRDACSLFISASNAYFYCDLSCYIGEPVPSYQLSAMARRLSGLDQNNVALSNIVLHTSGRSSLTPEMKLPDLSLWAVLLKEGSKDKLLAAIDEHLKECIRLGTLDAKRLHTFHQDFLQMMYYMLQLKGIGAHQLFGDDESIELSGRASRSVTDMYAWIDHIVTKAADYARSVEETQTVVERVIAYIKLNQSKEITREELANHVFLNPDYLTRIFKKKTGLSISDYLLNERLLAAKELLMKTDMPVSAIAVHVGYANFSHFSRMFKKYAGLNPLEFRQNYELEQQGR; encoded by the coding sequence ATGTATTCGGTACTCATTGTCGATGATGAGGTGCATGCGGTCAAGGCGATTGAATCGGCCATCGATTGGGACAAGCTTCAAGTAAGCGAAGTGTATACCGCCTATAATATCCGCCAAGCGAAGGAAATATTTGACCAGCAGGGCATTGATCTAATGCTGTGCGATATTGAAATGCCGCAGGGCAGCGGATTGGAGCTGCTGGAGTGGGTGCGTGAGAAATATCCGAAGACGGAGTCGGTGTTTCTGACCTGTCACGCGGACTTTGAATTCGCGAAGCAGGCGATGAAGCTCGGCAGCCTCGATTATATACTCAAGCCGATTCCCTATGCGGAGCTTGAGAAGGTGATTGTCAAAGCGACCGACAAAATTAATAAGGAGAGCGAGCTCGTCCAGTTCAGCGAATACGGACAATATTGGTTTAAGCAGCAGCCGATTTTGACGGAGCGGTTTTGGCTGGATATTCTGAACCAGACGATACCCACTTATGAAACCGCCATTAAAGAAGCGGCTAATGAGCGATATTTGCCTTATATGGAGCATTTGCGGCATTTGCCGATTCTGATCTCGGTTCAGCGCTGGCGCAAGAAGCTGTCGGTGCGCGATGAGAAAATTATGGAAATTGCCCTGCGCAATGCGGCAGAGGAGACGATTTTGAACCATGGCGCCAGCGGACATTTGGTGCAATGGGAAAAGGACAAGCTCGTTGCGCTGCTGCCGATGGAGAGCAATGAAGAGCCGGAGCTTGCCGCTTTGCGAGATGCCTGCTCCTTGTTTATTTCGGCCTCCAATGCCTACTTCTATTGCGATCTATCCTGTTACATTGGCGAGCCTGTGCCTAGCTACCAGCTGTCGGCGATGGCAAGGCGTCTAAGCGGCCTCGACCAGAACAATGTAGCGCTTAGTAATATCGTCTTGCATACTAGCGGCAGGTCGAGCCTGACGCCAGAGATGAAGCTGCCCGATTTAAGCCTGTGGGCGGTGCTGTTGAAGGAAGGCTCCAAGGACAAGCTGCTAGCGGCTATCGACGAGCACCTTAAGGAATGCATTCGGCTGGGAACGCTTGATGCGAAGCGGCTGCATACGTTCCACCAGGATTTTCTGCAAATGATGTATTATATGCTTCAGTTGAAGGGCATTGGGGCTCATCAATTGTTTGGCGATGACGAGTCTATTGAGCTGTCGGGACGGGCGAGCCGTTCGGTGACGGATATGTATGCTTGGATCGACCATATTGTGACCAAAGCGGCAGATTATGCGAGGTCGGTTGAAGAGACGCAGACGGTAGTCGAACGAGTCATTGCTTATATTAAGCTGAATCAGAGCAAGGAAATTACGCGCGAGGAGTTGGCGAACCATGTGTTCCTGAACCCGGACTATTTAACGCGTATTTTTAAAAAGAAAACGGGCTTGTCCATTTCCGATTATTTGCTCAACGAGCGTTTGCTTGCGGCGAAGGAGCTGCTGATGAAGACAGATATGCCGGTCAGCGCGATAGCGGTTCACGTAGGCTATGCGAACTTCTCGCATTTTTCAAGGATGTTTAAGAAGTATGCAGGCCTCAATCCGTTGGAATTCAGGCAAAACTATGAGCTTGAGCAGCAAGGTCGTTGA